The DNA region TGTAAAGCCAGTCGCGATCGCAGGCGCCCACGAACGCGAGACGAGACGGTAGCGTGCGAACGATACGGGAGTAAGGTGACCGTACCCGGCGGTCGGGCGAACGACCCCGGTGGATGCAGCAGGACCGACGGGCGTCCCCGGGCGTGACGGGGACGGACCGCTCCGGACGGGACGGCCGAGAGAGGCGGCCTGTCGGCGGCCGACAGCTGCGCCGCGCGTGCCGGCCGGGCGGGGGCGTCAGACCATGTTTTCGGCTTCGATCTTGTCCCACACGTCGCGGCCCTGCTCGGTGAGACCGTAGACGCGGCCTTTCTTGCGGTCGTCGGAGACCAGGAGATCCACGAGCGACCGTTCCCGGAGGCGCTGGAGCGCCCGCGAGACGTGTGCGATGCCCACGTCCTCGTCGGAGGCGATCTGCGACGGCGTCGAGGGGCCGTCTGCGAGTCGCTTGAGGACCGCGACGCGATACCGCGAACTGATGACGAAGCTGACGTCGTCCCAATCTGTGCTCATTGTTGCGATGTAGTGTCGGACGGGTGCGTCCTGCTGCCGGTCTGTGACCGGGAACTCACGCGGAGATTGCCGTCGGGACCCGCTTGTGTCCCACTTTCCGCTGTACTCACACCGAGTCGGCTACCACGTAAAGAGGTTTCGACGCTCCAGAAATTTCGCTCTCCGTACCGCGATTCCGTCGGCTCGAACGGTCGGCCTGACCCGCGGATCGCGGCCGTAACCTCGCCATAACAATCCCGCTGGCTCGCGCGGCCCCGCGCATGAACGGTTCACCCCGAGTGTCGCTCGCCCCGCGCCCGCCGGACGACCGCGCCCGACCGGCCGGCGGGCGATAGCATGTGGCCGTGGGAACACCTCGCCGTCGGCTACCTCGCCTATGCCGTCGTCGGGCGGTTCGTCTGGCGCGAGCCGCCGACGGGGGCGACCGCCGCCGCCGTCGCCCTCGGGACGCAGTTCCCCGACCTCGTCGACAAGCCGCTGGGCTGGTGGCTCGGCGTGCTCCCGGGCGGGACGACGCTCGCCCACTCGCTGCTGACCGCGGTCCCGCTCTCGCTGGCCGTCCTGGCGGTCGGCGCCGCGGTCGGCCGCGGGCGACCCGCCCTCGCGTTCGCCGTCGGCTACCTGAGCCACCTCCCCGGCGACGTGGTCTACCCGGTGGTCCTCGGCGGGGACGCCAAACTGTGGTTCCTGCTGTGGCCGCTCCGGGCCGCGCCCGGCGACGGCCCCGCACACACCGCCCCGTACCTGCTGGCGCTCGTCGAGCAGTTCGTCGCCTTCCTCGCGACGCCGCTCGGAGTGGCCTATCTGGTCGTCGAACTCCTCCTGCTGGCCCTCGCGGGGTGGGTCTGGACGGTCGACGGGCGGCCGGGCCTCCCGCGTCCGCCCCGGCCTGACCGCGCGGGGTGACTGGAGTCCCGTTTCACGGACCGACAACTCCGTAGTAAGGGGCGAGAATATATAACAGCGCCGTGAGAAGTAGCGGGTATGGGGTCAGAGCAGCCACCGGAGCGCCGGACGAGTGACGACCATCGGGGAACCGGCGATCCGAGCGATTCCCGGGGGGAGAGTGAGGCGTCCGACGCGGACGCGCCGACCGAACAGGGGGGGCCCGACGCCGCCCGCGCGAGCGATGTCTCTGTCGACGACCTGTTCGAGTTGCTGGCCCGGCCCGGCAACCGGTACGCGCTGGCGTACCTGCACCGGGCCGACGGGCCGGTCCCCTTCGACGACCTCGTCGAGAACGTCGTCGACGGGGCGGCGCCGGACGACCTCTCGACCGGGGACTTCCGCGACCGGGTCGCAACCAGGCTCGTCCACTCCAACCTCCCGAAGCTCGACGACGCGGGGCTGGTCGAGTACGACCGCGAGGCGGGGCTCGTCCGCCCGACCGAGACGACCGCGGTCGCCGTCCCGTACCTCGAACTCGCGATGGACCAGTTCTCCGCGGAGTGACGGGAGCCGACGGACCGACCGGCGCGACGCGCTGCGACTGACGGCGGGCGGCCTGGGGCGGCCGCCGCCGCGCGGTGCCCGGGAGCGTATCGCGGCGGGGACGCCCACAGGCGCTCCATAACAAAGGTCGCACGGTGCCGACCGTCGACCGTCACATGAGCGAGCACGACCTCCCGACCGTCCGGACCGGCGACGACTGCGAGATCGCCGAGACGGCGGTCGTCGGCGAGCCCGGGGGCCCGGGCGACGCACCGACCCGCATCGGCGACGGCGCGACGGTCCGCGGCGGCACCATCGTCTACACCGACGTCGAGATCGGCGACGGCTTCTCGACCGGCCACCACGCGCTGGTCCGCGGCGGGACCACCGTCGGCGACGACGTCCTCGTCGGGAGCCACGCGGTCCTCGACGGCGACCTGGAAGTCGGGTCGCGGGTCAGCTGCCAGACCGGCGTCTACCTCCCGCCGGAGACGGTCGTCGGCGACGACGTGTTCCTCGGCCCCCACGCGGTCGTCACGAACGACCCGTACCCGGTCCGCGAGACGAGCGAACTCGTCGGCGCCACGCTGGAATCCGACGTTTCGGTCGGCGCGAACGCGACGATCCTCCCCGGCGTGACCGTCGGCGAGGGGTCGTTCGTCGCCGCCGGCTCGGTCGTCACCGAGGACGTGCCGCCCGGGACGCTGGCGATGGGCAACCCCGCGCGCCACGAACCCCTGCCCGACGAACTGGACGGGGGGAACGAGCTGTGAGCCTCGAGGACCACCGCGAGATCCCCATCGCCGAGCCCGCGCTGGGCACCGAGGAGCGCGAACGGGTCGGGGAAGTGCTCGACAGCGGGATGATCGCCGACGGCGAGGAGGTCCGCGCGTTCGAACGCGAGTTCGCCACCGCCTGCCACGTCGACCACGGCGTCGCCACCTCGAACGGGACGACGGCGCTGCACACCGCGCTGCGGGCCTGCGGGGTCGGCGAGGGCGACACCGTCGTCACGACGCCGTTCTCGTTCGTCGCGACGGCCAACGCCGTCCGCTTCTGCGGCGCCGAGCCCGTCTTCGCCGACATCGACCCCGAGACCTACAACCTCGACCCGACGGCGGTCCGCGAGGCCATCGAGATCCGCGGCGGCGACGTGGACGCCATCCTCCCGGTGCACCTCTACGGGCTCCCCGCGCCGATGGACGAACTGACGGCGCTGGCCGCGGAGTACGACGCGGCCGTCGTCGAGGACGCGGCCCAGGCCCACGGCGCCCGCTACCGCGGCGAGCCGGTCGGGTCGCTCGGCGACGCCGCCGCCTTCTCCTTCTACCCGACGAAGAACATGACCACCGGCGAGGGCGGGATGGTCGTCACCGACGACGAGGCGGTCGCCGACCGTGCCGCACGGTTCGTCAACCACGGCCGCGACGACCAGTACGACCACGTCGAACTGGGCCACAACTTCCGGATGACCAACATCGCGGCGGCCATCGGCCGCGTCCAGCTCAAGCGCCTGTCGCGGTTCGTCCGCGCCCGCCGGGACAACGCCGCCGCGCTCACCGAGGCGCTGGCCGACGCGCCCGTCGACCCACCGACGGTCCCCGACGGCGTCGAACACGCCTTCCACCAGTACACCGTCAGGACGCCCGACCGCGAGCGGCTCGTCGAACACCTCGACGACCACGGGGTCGACACCGGCGTCTACTACCCGACGCCGATCCACGAACAGCCGGCCTACGACGGCGTCGACGAGCGGTTCCCCGTCGCCGAGCGCGCCGCCGACGAGGTCGTCTCCCTGCCCGTCCACCCCGGGGTCTCCGAGGCCGACTGCGAGGCGATCGCCGACGCGCTCGCGCTCTACCAGGCCCAGTAGCGAGAAGGAGTCCCGACCGCGAACGACCGCCCGCTTTCGGATATCGACCGCCGACCGTTCTCAGTCCTCGACCGACGACTCGGGCTTCGACCGCCGACTCAGGCCTCGACCGTCGACCGCTCGCGGGCGGCGGCGTCGTCCAGGTGCCGACGCGCCCACAGTTCCAGTCCCGTCAGCGCCGCGACCGGCGTGAACGTCGGCAGTTCGCCCGCCGCGAGCCGGTCCCGGAGCGCGGAGACGGCCTCGCCGTCGAGCGGGTCGCGCTCGGCGACGCCGTCGAGGAGGTCGTCGACGAACCGCCGGAATCGGTCGTCGGTCGCGTACCGGCGGGCGTAGGCGTCACCGGTCGTCACGTCGGGTGCCGTGCCCGGCGCCCCGCCCGATCCGTCGCCCCCGGACGCGGACCCGTCGGCCGGTTCGACGCCGACCGGCCCGGCCGGGAGCCCCGCCAGGTCGGCGTCGAGGCGCTCGACGACCGCCCGCCGGATCGGCGGGGCGCCCGCGCCGACCGGCGCCGAGATGGGGCGCGTCCCGACCCGGTAGGCGGCGGGCATCCGCGCGGCGGTGTCCAGCAGCGGGCCGCTCGCGAGCGACCTGGTGCCGACCTGCGCCCGCTGGACCGCGCGACCCCGTAGCTCGGTCGCCGCCCGCACGCGCGCGGCCGCGTCGACCGCCGTCCGCTCGGGCGGCCCGTCGACGCTGGTCTCGACGAGCGCGTCGACGGCGGCCAGCGGGTCCACGTCGGCCGCGAGCAGGTCCCGCACCGCACCGGCGGGGCAGACGCGCTCGTTCTCGTAGAGCGCGCCCGCGACCGAATCGTCGGCGCCGACCGCGCCGGCCCACGTCGCCGCGTCGAGCGCGGCGTCGCCGTGGACGAGCACGTCGGCGTCCGCGTGGAGCCGGTCGGTCACGTAGGGGAGGGCGTCGACCGTCGACCACGCGACCATCGCGTCGGTCGACGCCACCGCGTCCGCGACGGCGTCGACGAGGTGGTGGTCCGGGTCGCCGTGGGCCTGCCTGTTCGGCGCGTCGAGCGACGCGGCGACCTGTGCGGCCGCCTCCCTGTCACCGCTCGACTGCGCCCCCGCGGTCAGCGTCCGGACCGGCGGCGACCGGTCGGCCAGCACCGCCGCGGCGATCCGGCTGTCGGCGTCGCCGGGGAACCACAGCGAGGGGTCGCCGGCCGTCGTCGCGGCGTCCGCGAGCGCGCGCCGGTAGTCGCCGAGCCACCGGTCGGGGTACCCCGACGGCGCCAGCCCCGGCGACGCCGGCTCCCAGTAGCGCTCGGTCGACGCCCCGCCGTCGACGGTCACCCGCGTCGCCGGCGGGAGGCTCGCGACCCCCTCGACGAGCGTCCGCTCGCCGACGACGCCGCCGAACAGCAGCAAGTCGCTCACCGCGCGGGCGTCGAGCGCCGGGTCCGCCCGCTCGGCGACCAGCGGACCGAGTTCCGAGGCGAAAGTGACCTCGGGTGCGTCGGTGTCGTCCTCGCCGTGGGTGTCGCCGACCGCGTAGTAGAGCGGGCGCGTCCCGGCCCTGTCGGTCGCCAGGTGGACCGCGCCCGCGCGGGCGTCGACGCAGGCGAGCGCGAACGGCCCGTCGAGCCGCGAGAGGGTGTCCCGCGAGTCGTCGGCGACCCCGCGGAAGAGGTCCTCCCACGACAGCGCGAGCCGGTCGCGGTTCGACACGACGCCGTAGACGACGCCCAGCAGACCGTCGCCCCGCCAGACGACGTTCGCGTCCGGGTCCCGGGTCCCGTGTTCGAGCACGCCGGCGGCCGCCGCTCCCGCCCGTACGCTGTCGAGTTCGTACCAGTCCTCGCTCGCCATCGCCTCGGCCAGCTCCTCCAGCCGTTCGCCGCCGGCCGATCGTCCGATGAGTCCCGTCATGGCCCCGACGTGACCGCATCCGGGTATTGTTATGCGGCCCCTGAACCACCCCGTCCCGCGCTATCGATCGCGATACCGGTCCCCGGCGCCCGGGAACCGAACTCCGACTCCGCACTTCCGGCGCCCGCGAAAACATCAGAGATAGATGTAGAACCCACAAAGATAAGATTTATGTTATTTGTTGCCGCCTGTCCGGAGATTCGGGCTGGGAACTCGATAGAACCTCTACATCTCCCTTAAATCGACTATGCGGTTCGAATCAGCGTGCCCGCGACGGATCGGACCAGTCACGGCCACCCGGATCGATATAGCGGTATTATGTTTATTTGGGGCGGAAACGCGATATCTGTCGAGAAGCCGAATCGAGCGCCAGTTGAGGTAGTATATTTAATCTATTATTTCTTCTATGAATGTTGGAGTGGTATGTCGGCACATCGGCGTAGTGGCAGCGCCGGTGAGCGCTCGGCGGGTCCGGGCGGCGGATCGGCGGGGTAGCCGTGCCATTACAATCAGCGTGTGGGGCCTCGGGGCTGGCATGAAGGGGAGTCGAGACGCGTGGGATCGGTAGTCCTGTCCGTGGACGCGGAGCTGGCCTGGGGGTTCGTCGACTACGACGAGCCGCCGGGCGACAGGGTCGAGAGCGGCCGGTCGGGGTGGCGGACCCTCCGGCGGCTCTGCGAGACCTACGACGTGCCGGCGACCTGGGCGGTCGTCGCCCACCTCCTCGAAGACGACTGCGACGGGCGCCACGCCGACCACCCGGTCGGACCCGGGTGGTTCGCCCGCGAGCGCGGTGAGTGGGCCGACCGGCCGGACCTGACGCGGGGTCCCGAGCTCGTCGAGGAGCTCCGGGAGTCGCCCGTCGACCACGATATCGGCTGTCACACGTACGCCCACGTCGAGTTCGGCGCGCCGGGGACGACCCGCGCGATGGCGGCCGGCGAGCTCGCGCGCAGCCGGGCGCTGCTGGACGAGTGGGGGATCGACGGCCGGTCGTTCGTCTTCCCGCGGAACGACGTCGGCCACGTCGACCTCCTGCCCGAGTACGGCTTCGAGGTCTACCGCGGCCGTCGCCCCGTCGAGCGCCGGTCGCTCCCGGAGAAGCTGCGGACCGTCGCCGTCGGCGACGGCCGCCCGCCGCTCGTCCAGCCGACGGTCGAGGACGGCGGTCTCGTGAACCTGCCCGCGTCGCTGTTCCTCTACAGTTTCGAGGGGCTGGCGCTGCGGGCGACGAAGCGGTTCGTCGGCGACCCCGTCGTCGAACTCGTCGAGCGTGGGCTGGACGCCGCGGCGGAGGGCGAGGGCGTGCTCCACCTCTGGCTGCACCCGAACAACCTGGTCGACGACGCGGCGGTCGACCGGATCGAGGCCGTCCTGCGGGCGATCGACGACCGCCGCGACGCCGTCCCCGTCGAGACGATGGCGGAGGTCGCGGCCCGGCGGCGCCCGCGGGCGGAGTCGGGAACCGACGACTGAACTCGCGAAGGCGGTGGATAACCGCCGGTTCAGGCGACGTATAACTATGCGGACGGCGCGTCGACACGGGGCAATGCGTGTCAGTCACGGACCGGACGGGGCGGGCGTCGCGGCCCCGCACAGCGGCGAGCGGCATCGAAACGGCGGTTCGACCGAACTGGCGTCCGGCGCGGGGGTGACCCGGCGTGGGGACTGACCCGGCGAGCGGCCTCGACGGGGCGTCGGTCCTCGTGACCGGCGGGGCGGGCTTCGTCGGGAGCCACCTCGCGGCCGCGCTGACCGACCGCTGCGAGGTCACCGTGCTGGACGACTGCTCGACGGGCGACCCGGCGCGCGTGCCGGAGGGCGCGGAGCTGGTCAGGGGCGACGTGCGCGACCCGACCGAGCTCGGGCCGGCGATGCGCGGCGTCGACGTGATCTTCCATCAGGCGGCACTGGCCGACCGCCGGACCTCGACCCGGTCGCCGGTCGAGGGCCACCGCCGGACGGCGTCGGGGACGGTGAAGGTCCTCGACGCGGCCCGCCGGGAGGACGCCCGCGTCGTCACCGCCACCGGCGCCGCGGTGTACGGCCCGCCCGACACGCTCCCGGTCCGCGAGTCCGACCGGAAGACGCCCGTGTCGCCGCACGGGATCGACAAACTGGCCGCCGACCAGTACACCCGCCAGTTCGCCGACCGCTACGGGATGGAGACGGTCGCCCTCCGGTACTTCGAGGTCTACGGGCCCGACTGGACGGACGACCGCGGCGACCCGTCCGGGGCCGACGGCGTCGTCGGCGCCTTCCTCGACCGTGCGCGCTCGGGGCGGGTGCTCCCGGTCGAGGGCGACGGGACGCGGACGCGGGATTTCGTCCACGTCTCGGACGTGGTGCGGGCGAACCTCCTGGCGGCGACGACCGACGCGACCGGGCGAGCCTACAACGTCGGGACGGGGACCGGCGTCCCCGTCCGGGAGGTCGCCGAGCGGGTCGTCGATCTGGTCGACTCGGACAGCGAGGTCGTCCACGTCGAGCCCCGCGAGAACGCGGTCACGCACAGGCGGGCGGCGCTCGGGCGGGCGCGCAGCCGGCTGGGGTACGAGCCGACCTACGACCTCGAGGAGGGGCTGGCGACGCTGGTCGACCGGGCGGCCGTCCCGAGTTGACCGGCCGACTGATCCGAGCCGGCCGGCCGACTACCCGGGGGGACCGGCCGGCTGCTCCGAACTGGCCGGGCGTCCGCCGGGGGCCGGCCCGCCGGTTCCGGCCGCCTCGGGGGCCGTATGAGAACCATAACAAAACCCGCGGTTCGCCTACGACCGACCGGCGACTACCACGCACATGTATCAGGACACGACAATCGGCGTCGTCGTGCCGGCGTACAACGAGGCGGGCTTCGTCGGTGACGTCATCGACTCGATCCCGGCGTTCGTCGACCGCATCTACCCCGTCGACGACGCCTCCACGGACGGGACCTGGGCGGAGATCCGCGAACACGCACAGCGACAGAACGCGCCGACGCCCGAACTGGTCGGCGACGGCGGGACCAAGCGGCGCGTCGTCCCGCTCCAGCACAGCGAGAACAGGGGCGTCGGCGGCGCGATCAAGACCGGCTACCAGCGCGCCGTCGCCGACGGGGTCGAGGTCGTCACCGTCATGGGCGGCGACGGCCAGATGGACCCCGACATCATCGAGCGCATCATCGACCCGGTCGTCGACGGCCGGGCCGACTACGCGAAGGGCAACCGCCTCCTGCTGGGCGACCACGCCGACTCGATGCCCCCGTTCCGCTACGTCGGCAACGTCACGCTCACGTACCTCACGCGGATCGCAAGCGGGTACTGGGAGATCGGCGACCCCCAGAACGGCTACACCGCCATCTCGGCGGAGGCCATCGAGGCCGCCGGCGTCGACGAGATGTACGAGTTCTACGGCTACTGCAACGACCTGCTCGTCCGGCTCAACGTCGCCGACATGCGCGTCGTCGACGTGCCGACGCCGGCCGTCTACGGCGACGAGGAGAGCCACATCGACTACTCGACGTACATCCCCCGGGTGTCGGGCATGCTGCTGCGGAACTTCCTGTGGCGGCTGCGCGCCAAGTACCTCTCCGGCCGTCCCCACCCGGTCGCGCTGTGTTACCTGCTCGGGGCCGGCGGCGTCGCAGCCGGCGTCGGCGCCGGCCTCCTGGCGCTCCTGCGAGGGACGGCCGTCCCGACCGTCGCCGCCGTCGGGTTGGGCCTCCTCTTTCTCGTCCTCGCGATGGTTCTGGACAAGCGGTCAAACGATCACCTCACGAACGTCGTCTCGCCGACACGGGCCGACTCCCCCGGCCCGACCGCGGAGTAAGCGACACCTACAGCCCGGAGCCGTCGCGGCGAGCGAGCGTGAGTCGGCGGGTCCGCCGGTTGCGCGGCGGTAGTCTCGGCCTGTGGTAGCAGTTCTCGCCGTTAGCACGTGGTACGTATCACGTACCGAACCCGCAACCGTCTCTCGGACAAGTCATCTCAAACGGACAGTAGCGTTATACGAGTAGGTGGGCACTACCGCAAGTGTGACCCCCGAGTCGTGGCGGGCGCGGCCGCCACCGGGACGAGCCATCGAAATATGACCGAAGACAACGAGAACGCGGACGTGTGGACGGACGGACAGACCAAGTCGCGGGGCGAGCGGTCCCTTCCGACCGACTGGCTCGACCAGCCGGTCGACCCCGACCTCGAAGAGAACCTCGGCTACGAGCTGGTCGCGTGGGAGAAGATCAACGTCGTCGACGACCCGGACCAGGTCATCTTCCTGCCCGACTCCGAGGAGCAGCTGCGCGACGACGCCTTCATCGTCTCGGACGAGAGCGCGGTGTGTGACCTGACGAACAAGCGATGAGCCGCCGGGCGACGATGGCTCGCGGCTTCGGTCAGTGCGACGAGTAGCGGCGGGTCACTCCACTGTGACGCTCTTGGCCAGGTTGCGCGGTTTGTCGACGGGTCGGTCCAGCAGCGTCGCGGTGTGATAGGACAGCAGCTGGAGCTGGACGTTCGCCAGGACGCCGACCAGCTCGGGATGGGTCTCTGGCACCCACAGCACGTCGTCGGCGGCCTCGGCCACCTCTCGCTCCGAGCGCGGGGCCACCGCCACGACCGGCGCCCCCCGCGCGCTCACTTCCTCGATGCTCCCGACGAGCTTCTCGGTGTGTTGCCCGGTGCAGACCGCGAACACCGGGGTCGACGGCGTCACGAGCGCGAGCGGGCCGTGTTTGAGTTCGCCGGCCGGGAACCCCTCGGCGTGCTCGTAGGAGATCTCCTTGAGCTTCAGCGCCCCCTCCAGGGCGACCGGGTGGGCCGTCCCGCGGCCGATGAAGAAGTACGCGTCGCTGTCGTCGTAGCGGTCCGCCAGCGCGCTCGCCGAGGAGTCCGCCAGGATCGTCTCGACCCCGTCGGGCACGTCCTCGAGCGCCGCCGGCAGCCCCGGGGGCGCCGAGCCCGACCCGCCGGTCTCCGCCGCGATCCGCTCGGCGAGCAGGCCGAGCGTCGCCACCTGCGAGGAGAACGTCTTCGTCGCGGCGACGCCGATCTCCGGCCCCGCCCGGATCAGGACGGTGTCGTCGCACTCGCGGGCGGCCGTCGACCCGACGACGTTTGTCACTGCGAGAGTCCGCAAGCCTTCGGAGGCCCCCTCGCGGAGCGCCGCGAGCGTGTCGGCGGTCTCGCCGCTCTGGGTGACGCCGACGAGGACGGTCCCCTCCTCCGTCGGCGGCGCGGTCACCGCGTACTCGCTGGCGAGGTACGCGCGCGCGGGGACGCCCCGCTCGCGCAGCAGTTGCGCGCCGTACAGCGCCGCGTGGTAGGAGGTCCCGCAGGCGACGAAGTGGACACGGTCCACGTCGGCGAACGCGCCCGGCGACAGCGACTCGAAGGCGACCTCGTCGCCGTCGGCGCGGCCCCGCACTGCCTGGGCGATGGCCGTCGGCTGCTCGTCGATCTCCTTGCGCATGTAGTGGTCGAACGACCCCTTCTCCACGTCCTCGGAGGTCCACTCGACGGTCTCGACGGACCGGTCGACGGCCCGGCCGTCCGTGTCGGTGACCTCGTAGCCGTCGGGCGCGACCCGGACCACGTCGCCGTCCTCGAGGTACACCACGTCGTCGGTGAACTCCAGGAACGCGGGCACGTCGCTGGCGAGGTAGTACGCGTCGTCGCCGACGCCGAAGACCAGCGGCGAGCCCTGGCGGGCGGCGTAGACGGTCTCCTCGTCCTCGTGGACCATGGCGATCGCGTAGCTCCCCGAGAGGTCGTCGACGGCCCGCCGGAAGGCGGCCTCGACCGTCGCCCCCTCGTCGACGTAGGCCTCGACGAGGTGCGGGACGACCTCCGTGTCCGTGTCGCTGGAGAAGGTGTGGCCCATCTCGGCGAGGCGGTCGCGCAGCTCCCCGTGGTTCTCGATGATCCCGTTGTGGACGACCGCCAGGTCCCCGTAGCAGTCGGTGTGGGGGTGGGCGTTGGCGTTCGTTGGCGGGCCGTGCGTGCTCCAGCGGGTGTGTCCGAGCCCGACGCGGCCGGCGATCGAGCTGCGCGAGAGCAGGTCGGCCAGTTCCTCGACCTTCCCCTCGCGCTTGACGACCTCGACGCCGGCGCCGTTCGCGACGGCGACCCCCGCCGAGTCGTACCCCCGGTACTCGAGGTTCTCGAGGCCCGTCAGCAGCGTCGACACCGCGTCGTCGGCGCCGACCGCGGCGGTGATCCCGCACATCAGGACCACCCCGCGGACGGCGGCGCTGCTCCCTCGGTTCCGGTCCGGTCGGTTCGGGCGACAGGCGACTCTGCCATGCCTCCGCGTAGCCGAGAACGTGACATTGTTATGTATCGACTTGCCCCCCGCGGGGGCGGGTAGGCGGTCGATACGCTCGCGGGCGTTTCGACCCGGAGATCCGGTCACGGCCCGGCGGCGGACGGCCGTCAGGGCTCGACGACGAGCTGGCGCTCCCCGGCGAAGCGGTCGAGCGCGTCGACCAGGTCCGCGACCGTGTACTCGCGGCCCCCGATCCGGCAGGGGAAGACGCCCGCGAGGGCCTCGTCGCAGTAGAGCGCGGCGCTCACCCGCGGCGGGACGAGCGCCCGCGCGGTTTCGCCGGCGATCGAGGAGTCGAGTTCCCTCGTCTCGAAGAAGGGGCTGGCGGTCGCGTCGTACTCGTCGCCCCACTCGTCGAGTTCGGCGATCCGGTCGATGAGGTCGCCGCCGCCGTCGGTGCCCGAACAGGTGTCACACAGGCAGAGGCGGTTCCCGGTGACCGTCACGGAGACGCCGTCGAGCGCCGACGCCGCGGCCAGTTCGTCGAGTCGCGCGATCAGCGCCTCCTGTCGGGACTTGGCGCCCAGCGGCGGGAGCATCGACCGGACGAACACCTCCACCCGGCGTTCGTCGGCCGTCGCGAACCGGTCGGCAGTCGCGTCCATCCACGCGTGGAACCCGGAACGAGCGGTCGGCTCCGGGTCCGCTGTGTCCGTCGAATGCGAACGGTCTCGTGTCACAGTCGACTCGGACAAGCCGCGGGCCCCTCTTGAACGGCCCGACCGTTCACCCGCGAGCGGCGAGTAAGCGGCTCGAACGGCGCGGTAACGGATTCCGGAGGGGCGAGTAACCCGGTCGGTATCGCTCGACCGCCACACCGTTTCGACCGTTCGCGCGCTCCCGAGCCGACCCCGGACCGCCCCGGGACCACCGACCGCGGCGGGACCGGACGCCCGGCGAGCGTCCCGGGAGCGAGAGCACCCGCCGGTATCGACCGGCTACCGTCCGGTAGCGCTCCCCTTCCCGACCCCACACAGCTTTCCGTCCGGACGCCCCACCGGGGCGTATGCCACTGACCAGCCGTCTGAAGGAGAGCTTCGTGGCCGGGCTCATCCTCGTCGCGCCGCTGGCGATCACCCTCTACATCCTGCAGATCCTGGTCTCCTTCTCCCTGCAGTTCGTCAACCCGCTGGTCGACAGGCTCGGCCTCATCGAGACGGCCGCGAACGTCGAACTCGCCGCGCAGGTGCTCGCGGTCGTCCTGATCGTCGCGGTGGTGACCGCCCTCGGCCTGGTCGCCCAGTGGTCGATCGGCCGACACCTGTTCGGTAACCTCGGGCGGACGATCAACATCGTCCCCCTGGTCAGCACCATCTACGGCGGCGTCCGACAGGTGGCGACCTCCCTGGTCGACACCGGCTCGCAGTTCGAGCGGACGGTCCTCGTCGAGTACCCCCGCGAGGACGTCTACTCCATCGGCTTCGTCACCGGCGAGGGGACCGAGGCCTTCGACGAGGCCACCGGCGACCGGGCCCACTCGGTGTTTCTCCCCAACAGCCCCAACCCCACCGCCGGCCGGCTCGTGATGGTGCCCGAGTCGGAGATCCACGAGACGGACATGAGCGTCCGCCAGGGGATGCGGATGATCGTCACCACCGGGATCGGCAGCGAGGCCGAACAGGTCGACGCCTACGACGACTACGCCGTCCCGGAGCCCGAGCGGGCGGACTGACCGTCCGCGGGGTCGCCGGAGCCGTCGCGCTACTCCGGCAACACGTCGCCCAGCGACGCGCCGACGG from Halosimplex halophilum includes:
- a CDS encoding NAD-dependent epimerase/dehydratase family protein → MGTDPASGLDGASVLVTGGAGFVGSHLAAALTDRCEVTVLDDCSTGDPARVPEGAELVRGDVRDPTELGPAMRGVDVIFHQAALADRRTSTRSPVEGHRRTASGTVKVLDAARREDARVVTATGAAVYGPPDTLPVRESDRKTPVSPHGIDKLAADQYTRQFADRYGMETVALRYFEVYGPDWTDDRGDPSGADGVVGAFLDRARSGRVLPVEGDGTRTRDFVHVSDVVRANLLAATTDATGRAYNVGTGTGVPVREVAERVVDLVDSDSEVVHVEPRENAVTHRRAALGRARSRLGYEPTYDLEEGLATLVDRAAVPS
- a CDS encoding glycosyltransferase family 2 protein, yielding MYQDTTIGVVVPAYNEAGFVGDVIDSIPAFVDRIYPVDDASTDGTWAEIREHAQRQNAPTPELVGDGGTKRRVVPLQHSENRGVGGAIKTGYQRAVADGVEVVTVMGGDGQMDPDIIERIIDPVVDGRADYAKGNRLLLGDHADSMPPFRYVGNVTLTYLTRIASGYWEIGDPQNGYTAISAEAIEAAGVDEMYEFYGYCNDLLVRLNVADMRVVDVPTPAVYGDEESHIDYSTYIPRVSGMLLRNFLWRLRAKYLSGRPHPVALCYLLGAGGVAAGVGAGLLALLRGTAVPTVAAVGLGLLFLVLAMVLDKRSNDHLTNVVSPTRADSPGPTAE
- the glmS gene encoding glutamine--fructose-6-phosphate transaminase (isomerizing); protein product: MCGITAAVGADDAVSTLLTGLENLEYRGYDSAGVAVANGAGVEVVKREGKVEELADLLSRSSIAGRVGLGHTRWSTHGPPTNANAHPHTDCYGDLAVVHNGIIENHGELRDRLAEMGHTFSSDTDTEVVPHLVEAYVDEGATVEAAFRRAVDDLSGSYAIAMVHEDEETVYAARQGSPLVFGVGDDAYYLASDVPAFLEFTDDVVYLEDGDVVRVAPDGYEVTDTDGRAVDRSVETVEWTSEDVEKGSFDHYMRKEIDEQPTAIAQAVRGRADGDEVAFESLSPGAFADVDRVHFVACGTSYHAALYGAQLLRERGVPARAYLASEYAVTAPPTEEGTVLVGVTQSGETADTLAALREGASEGLRTLAVTNVVGSTAARECDDTVLIRAGPEIGVAATKTFSSQVATLGLLAERIAAETGGSGSAPPGLPAALEDVPDGVETILADSSASALADRYDDSDAYFFIGRGTAHPVALEGALKLKEISYEHAEGFPAGELKHGPLALVTPSTPVFAVCTGQHTEKLVGSIEEVSARGAPVVAVAPRSEREVAEAADDVLWVPETHPELVGVLANVQLQLLSYHTATLLDRPVDKPRNLAKSVTVE
- a CDS encoding HTH domain-containing protein, which gives rise to MDATADRFATADERRVEVFVRSMLPPLGAKSRQEALIARLDELAAASALDGVSVTVTGNRLCLCDTCSGTDGGGDLIDRIAELDEWGDEYDATASPFFETRELDSSIAGETARALVPPRVSAALYCDEALAGVFPCRIGGREYTVADLVDALDRFAGERQLVVEP
- a CDS encoding DUF502 domain-containing protein gives rise to the protein MPLTSRLKESFVAGLILVAPLAITLYILQILVSFSLQFVNPLVDRLGLIETAANVELAAQVLAVVLIVAVVTALGLVAQWSIGRHLFGNLGRTINIVPLVSTIYGGVRQVATSLVDTGSQFERTVLVEYPREDVYSIGFVTGEGTEAFDEATGDRAHSVFLPNSPNPTAGRLVMVPESEIHETDMSVRQGMRMIVTTGIGSEAEQVDAYDDYAVPEPERAD